In a genomic window of Nostoc sp. UHCC 0870:
- a CDS encoding ExeM/NucH family extracellular endonuclease, which translates to MAISLNTPYFQDFDSLSTTNTTWTDNQTIPNWYSSRTLINAGTGSSNTGSLYSFGAASNSDRALGSVASGSTGSIFYGARFVNDTGTTLTSLSISYIGEQWRNAGNTTPHTLDFAYQIGATSINSGTWTDVDSLDFTSPIATSTAGALNGNDNSNRVNVSGNITGFALAPGEEIWLRWSDVNDAGNDHGLGIDNLQVSAEALPGVTLIESGGSTNLTEGGTTDTYTIVLNTQPTADVIITITPDSQSTTNTTSLTFTPANWNIPQLVTAIAVDDLLVEGAHTSIISHSVASSDNSYNGINIGSVTATITDNDVVLSITKIHEIQGSGAAFNPVFGDIRTIEGVVVAAFPGGSGLNGFFVQEEDADTDNDSTTSEGIFVFDPTGQFSGSVGDKVRVTGTVSEFSPNNSVSSLTQLSQISSVINLGADILPTATNIEFPVTSVAELERYEGMLVNISAGSGDLTVTEHFQLGRFGQVVLSATGDSNQPGTDARLEQYTQFNDPSVAGYAAYLDEIATRRIILDDGRGTQNPDPILFGRGGQPLSATNTLRGGDTVTNITGVLDHRFEGYRVQTSTGVDFTPANLRPETTPNVGGTLKVASFNVLNYFNGDGTGSGFTSPEQRGAENLTEFNRQRQKTIAAILGLNADVVGLIEIENDGYGANSAIQDLVNGLNAVAGAGTYAFIDPGLSQLGTDAIAVGFIYKPGSVTPVGAAATVPDGFGQGAFDNNNRKPLAQTFLQNSTGEQFTSVINHFKSKGSSSGGLDDADAGDGQGLSNGTRTRASQDLAAWLGTNPTGTTDTDYLILGDINAYAQEDPIRALESAGYNNLIPNTSYSFVFSGQWGALDHALANSSLAAQVSGSVKWHINADEPNILDYNTNFKSVGQQTSLYSPDAFRSSDHDPVIVGLNLNTAPIAVNDTATTDENTAVNINVLTNDSDINGDALQLSLLSNPVNGTAVINDNGTPSDFADDFITYTPNTGYVGSDSFTYSISDGKGGTATASVSLTINPSGGIIGTPGNDILIGTNRNDLIRGLGGNDIILGGKGNDSLYGGDGNDTLLGGNGDDLLVGGKGSDLLIGGRGRDRFYLSDTRTGEFDIITDFKVRQDTILISKLEFGLSQALGTLDSGLFRLGSNATTASDRFIYNNTTGQLFFDEDGIGNAAKVQIGLLSNKAALTHSNMTVIA; encoded by the coding sequence ATGGCAATTTCCCTCAACACGCCTTACTTCCAAGACTTTGATAGCCTCAGCACAACTAACACAACTTGGACGGATAACCAAACTATTCCCAATTGGTACAGTAGCCGCACCTTAATTAATGCTGGTACTGGTTCTAGTAACACCGGTAGTCTTTACAGCTTTGGTGCAGCTAGTAACTCAGATAGAGCTTTAGGTTCAGTGGCTTCTGGTTCGACTGGCTCTATTTTCTACGGTGCGCGGTTTGTGAATGACACCGGCACTACCCTAACATCCTTATCTATCAGTTACATTGGCGAACAATGGCGTAATGCTGGTAATACAACACCGCACACACTAGACTTTGCTTATCAAATTGGTGCTACCAGCATTAATTCGGGAACTTGGACTGATGTTGATTCCCTAGATTTTACCAGTCCCATTGCTACCAGCACAGCAGGCGCATTAAATGGTAACGATAACAGCAACCGTGTTAATGTCTCAGGTAATATTACTGGGTTTGCCCTTGCTCCTGGGGAAGAAATCTGGCTACGCTGGAGTGATGTAAATGATGCTGGTAATGATCATGGATTAGGAATTGATAACTTACAGGTTTCCGCAGAAGCCTTACCTGGTGTCACCTTGATTGAGTCTGGTGGTAGTACCAACCTCACCGAAGGAGGTACAACGGATACTTACACGATTGTACTCAATACTCAGCCTACCGCAGATGTCATCATTACAATCACCCCTGATTCCCAAAGCACAACCAACACTACTAGTCTTACCTTCACCCCTGCTAACTGGAATATACCCCAATTGGTGACAGCGATCGCAGTTGATGATTTACTAGTAGAAGGCGCACACACTAGTATTATCAGCCACAGTGTAGCTAGTAGTGATAACAGCTACAACGGTATTAACATCGGCTCAGTCACCGCTACAATTACCGATAATGATGTTGTTCTTAGCATTACCAAAATTCATGAAATTCAAGGTAGTGGTGCAGCTTTTAACCCTGTTTTTGGCGATATTCGTACCATTGAAGGTGTTGTGGTTGCGGCTTTCCCTGGTGGTTCAGGGTTAAATGGTTTCTTCGTGCAAGAAGAAGATGCTGATACTGATAATGACTCGACAACTTCCGAAGGTATCTTTGTTTTCGACCCTACAGGACAATTTTCTGGTAGCGTCGGTGATAAAGTCCGGGTGACTGGAACTGTCAGCGAATTTAGCCCTAACAATAGTGTCAGCAGCCTTACCCAATTATCTCAAATCAGCAGCGTCATCAACTTAGGTGCAGACATACTACCTACAGCCACTAACATCGAGTTTCCTGTAACTAGCGTGGCTGAGTTGGAACGCTACGAAGGGATGTTAGTAAATATCAGTGCTGGTAGTGGGGATTTAACTGTCACCGAACATTTCCAACTCGGCCGTTTTGGTCAAGTTGTACTCTCAGCCACTGGAGATAGTAACCAACCCGGTACGGATGCCAGACTAGAACAATATACCCAATTCAATGACCCCAGTGTTGCTGGCTACGCTGCTTATTTAGATGAAATTGCCACACGGCGGATTATCTTAGATGACGGTAGAGGTACTCAAAACCCTGACCCAATTCTTTTTGGTCGTGGTGGTCAACCTTTAAGTGCTACCAACACCCTACGCGGTGGCGATACCGTTACTAATATCACCGGCGTTTTAGACCATCGTTTTGAAGGATACCGCGTTCAAACCTCAACAGGCGTAGACTTTACACCCGCTAATCTTCGTCCAGAAACCACACCAAATGTAGGCGGTACACTCAAGGTTGCTAGCTTTAACGTCCTCAATTACTTCAACGGTGATGGAACTGGTAGCGGCTTCACCAGTCCTGAACAACGGGGTGCAGAAAATCTGACTGAGTTCAACCGCCAGCGTCAAAAGACAATTGCTGCTATTCTGGGACTAAATGCCGATGTTGTCGGTCTAATTGAAATTGAAAATGATGGCTACGGTGCAAATAGTGCCATTCAAGATTTAGTCAACGGACTCAATGCTGTTGCTGGTGCTGGTACTTATGCTTTTATTGATCCAGGACTGTCTCAACTAGGTACAGATGCTATAGCCGTTGGTTTTATCTATAAACCCGGTAGTGTTACCCCCGTAGGTGCAGCCGCCACAGTCCCCGATGGCTTTGGTCAAGGTGCTTTTGATAACAATAATCGTAAACCCCTAGCCCAGACATTCCTACAAAACTCCACAGGTGAACAATTCACATCTGTCATCAATCACTTTAAATCTAAGGGTTCAAGTTCTGGGGGTTTGGATGATGCTGATGCTGGCGATGGTCAAGGTTTATCTAATGGGACGCGGACTCGTGCATCTCAAGATTTGGCCGCATGGTTAGGGACAAATCCCACAGGGACTACTGACACAGATTACCTAATTCTCGGCGACATCAACGCCTACGCTCAGGAAGACCCAATTAGGGCTTTGGAAAGTGCCGGATATAACAACCTGATACCAAATACCTCTTACTCCTTCGTTTTCAGTGGTCAGTGGGGTGCTTTAGACCATGCTTTAGCCAATAGCTCTCTAGCTGCACAAGTAAGTGGTTCTGTCAAGTGGCATATTAATGCAGATGAACCCAATATTCTAGACTACAATACCAACTTTAAGTCAGTAGGACAACAAACCAGCTTATATAGTCCTGATGCCTTCCGTTCCTCAGACCATGACCCGGTGATTGTAGGGCTGAACTTGAACACTGCACCTATAGCTGTGAATGATACAGCTACCACTGATGAAAACACTGCCGTTAACATTAACGTCTTGACTAATGACAGTGATATTAATGGTGATGCGCTACAACTGAGTTTATTATCTAACCCTGTCAACGGTACTGCTGTTATCAACGACAATGGTACACCCAGCGACTTTGCTGATGACTTTATTACCTATACCCCCAATACTGGCTACGTTGGTAGTGATAGTTTTACCTATAGTATCAGTGATGGTAAAGGTGGCACAGCAACAGCGTCTGTAAGCTTGACAATTAACCCTAGTGGCGGCATTATTGGTACTCCTGGTAACGATATTCTCATAGGTACTAATAGGAATGATCTGATCCGGGGTCTGGGTGGTAATGATATCATACTAGGTGGTAAAGGTAATGATAGCCTGTATGGTGGTGACGGCAATGATACCTTACTCGGTGGTAATGGTGATGATCTGTTAGTTGGTGGTAAGGGAAGTGACTTATTGATTGGTGGTAGAGGACGCGATCGCTTCTATTTGAGTGATACTAGAACTGGAGAGTTTGATATTATTACTGATTTTAAAGTTAGGCAAGACACAATTTTAATCTCCAAGTTAGAATTTGGACTCAGCCAAGCCTTGGGTACACTCGATTCTGGACTATTCCGCCTCGGTAGTAATGCGACAACAGCAAGCGATCGCTTTATCTACAACAATACTACAGGTCAACTGTTCTTTGATGAAGATGGCATCGGCAATGCAGCCAAAGTTCAAATAGGTTTGTTATCAAATAAAGCAGCACTGACTCATAGCAATATGACTGTAATTGCTTGA
- a CDS encoding nSTAND1 domain-containing NTPase, whose translation MPRAVATSSSHQTKKTITSKLWLLLVGVNQYQDVQLPSLRYSAVDCQVLAEALTGATQEQFSQKEINIYHDFATELPLLINIRDRLKQITASAQPTDTILFYFSGHGMLQPNTQQAFLCLADTQKDNLENTGLSVKELLEFLSNSGVQNQIIWLDACHSGGMTLRGLNPTPQLVAVLQQRAAKSKGFYALLSCDTDQQSWEFPELGHGVFTYYLMRGLRGEASDNQGMISADGLYRYVYHQTLQYIDKTNQQLRLINQQKRGKGDTELYSEYPLQTPKRIVEGIGELIIGKIPAIAESIPPRKALVIEGIIGSQTAIDFSKVLGSVGAFELEYLPRAANTTAQDIRESIKECLRSSNQIQTYQTEESITVLLYLRGRLEETSTGEAELVLLDDIRLSRAWLRQQLRHSMVTQQIIILDCPVGTQSLSLPDWIEDLQLNSTTGQCIIAATSPKTNPELFAQALIETIKAASVSNGLSVAAWITQLQIHLAEQPQITASLPLQIWLSGTQGVIEIIPATTGIHNHQKSAVLDLKICPYRGLKAFGEEDAQYFYGRESLTQQLIAHIAHKSFLAVVGASGSGKSSVVQAGLISQLRLGKQLPDSDSWLIKTIRPGARPLQALARRLGEVRGAGEQGSRGDKGDKVENSSWSLVPNPQSPLPLIPRGGPEFPNPQSPVPSPQSPTPNPQSPHLLLEAMLYQGVEGFVYWLRSRPEPMVILVVDQFEELFTLAPAEDRQRFLELVLGAIEYASDKFKLVVTVRADFIAACLEVSALANLLQQSSVLVAPNLTDDDYRRVIINPAEQVGLKVESGLVEILLQELNHSAGDLPLLEFVLEQLWEYRQAGELTLTAYQQQIGGIKGALERKAQEVYENLDSEAKECARWIFLSLTQLGEGTEDTRRRILKSELVVRKYPDELVERTLSALTTAKLVVVNLEEEIGGQGKSSSLPFPTPNSQLPTSSVTIEVAHEILIRHWSTLRWWLEENRSRLRSQRQIEQAASLWKQNHQQSDFLLHGVRLAEAEEIYVKYTDELSVDVQNFIAACLDARQQEQLEQKKRLRQAQKAVVIISVLGIAASGFGGLAYIQKRAAQLREVAALNASSEAFLLSHQQLESVIASVKAGRELKQVFAPAKDIQITTAATFQQAINNTQEINRFPGHNQQVNSIIFHPSSKILASASDDRTIKIWSTDGRLIETIVHQQRLTAIAFNVDGKYIAVAGADHNIKIYAFDTSCLNLDNLKSTETRIKGCTTLINNIIGHTDVVTDVNFSPDGKLIATASFDKTIKLWRTDNGKLINSWNAHNGWVNSVNFSPDGKIIASGGEDNLLKLWRTDNGKLIKTLPGHKARITCIKFSHDGKFIASASGDKTIKLWNYQGKLLQNIAAHNDQINHINFSPDNQILASVSADRTIKLWTLDGRLIKTIQGHGEQVKYVSFSPNGKYIASGSSDKTIKIWQLTSDKMPVSNHVQDVNFSPDGKTFVSGGWDGKVTIWQRTQIGNVSPLIKFTAHQDMIQAVGISPDGKILATASADKTIKIWNIQTQQLLQTFTGHQDRVTSISFSPDNQVLAAASADKTIKIWRLLDSQLLRTITGHNDEVTSINFSPDGKFLVSGSADNTVKIWQTTDGTLVQDLQGHGLAIASVKFSPDGKILASASWDNTIKLWQIPDGKLIQTLTGHTDGVTSLSFTPDSQILTSGSADNTIKFWDITNGKSLTTFSGHPGKVNSVSFSPNAKVLVSGGEDAGVMLWNLDLDNLMQQGCSRISNYLQHNGNISSSDRAICK comes from the coding sequence ATGCCCCGTGCTGTTGCTACCAGTAGTTCTCATCAAACCAAGAAAACAATCACCTCTAAACTGTGGTTGCTACTGGTGGGAGTCAATCAATACCAGGATGTACAACTGCCATCTCTGCGTTATTCCGCAGTTGATTGTCAGGTATTAGCAGAAGCTTTAACAGGTGCAACTCAAGAACAATTTTCTCAAAAAGAAATTAATATTTATCATGACTTTGCTACAGAATTACCACTGTTAATTAATATTCGCGATCGCTTAAAGCAAATTACTGCATCTGCTCAACCTACCGACACAATTTTATTTTATTTTTCTGGTCACGGAATGTTACAGCCAAATACACAACAAGCATTTTTGTGTTTGGCAGATACTCAAAAAGATAACTTAGAAAATACAGGTTTATCTGTTAAAGAATTACTAGAATTTTTAAGTAATAGTGGTGTTCAAAATCAGATAATTTGGCTCGATGCTTGTCATAGTGGCGGCATGACTTTACGCGGATTAAATCCCACACCGCAATTAGTGGCAGTTTTACAACAACGGGCTGCTAAAAGTAAAGGGTTTTATGCCTTACTTTCTTGCGATACAGACCAACAATCATGGGAATTTCCTGAACTGGGGCATGGGGTATTCACCTATTATTTAATGCGGGGTTTACGTGGTGAGGCATCTGATAATCAAGGGATGATTTCTGCTGATGGCTTATATCGCTATGTTTATCACCAAACATTGCAATATATAGATAAAACTAACCAACAATTAAGATTAATTAACCAACAAAAACGCGGTAAAGGAGATACCGAACTTTATAGTGAATATCCCCTGCAAACACCCAAGCGGATTGTTGAAGGTATCGGGGAATTAATTATAGGGAAAATTCCGGCGATCGCAGAATCAATTCCCCCTAGAAAAGCATTAGTAATTGAAGGAATTATCGGCTCACAAACAGCCATAGATTTTAGTAAAGTGTTGGGTAGTGTGGGAGCTTTTGAATTAGAATATTTACCCCGTGCTGCTAATACAACGGCTCAAGATATCCGCGAAAGCATCAAAGAATGTTTACGTTCTAGCAATCAAATACAAACATATCAGACTGAAGAATCTATTACAGTCTTACTATATCTGCGGGGACGACTAGAAGAAACTTCCACAGGAGAAGCAGAATTAGTTTTATTAGATGATATTCGGTTGAGTCGTGCTTGGCTCAGACAACAGTTACGCCATTCTATGGTGACACAACAAATTATTATCTTAGATTGTCCAGTCGGGACGCAAAGTTTATCCTTGCCAGATTGGATAGAAGATTTACAATTAAACTCCACTACAGGACAATGTATTATTGCGGCGACTAGTCCCAAAACCAACCCAGAATTATTTGCTCAAGCATTGATAGAGACCATAAAAGCTGCTTCTGTCTCTAATGGTTTATCAGTAGCCGCTTGGATTACCCAATTACAAATTCATCTAGCAGAACAGCCGCAAATAACTGCATCTCTACCTTTACAAATTTGGCTATCAGGTACACAAGGCGTAATCGAAATTATCCCCGCAACCACTGGTATACACAACCATCAAAAATCCGCAGTCTTAGATTTAAAAATTTGTCCCTATCGCGGTTTAAAAGCCTTTGGTGAAGAAGATGCTCAATATTTTTACGGGAGAGAATCCTTAACTCAGCAGTTAATTGCTCACATCGCACACAAATCATTTTTAGCCGTAGTTGGTGCGTCTGGTAGCGGTAAATCCTCCGTTGTCCAAGCTGGATTAATTTCTCAACTACGTCTAGGAAAACAATTACCTGATAGTGATTCCTGGTTAATTAAAACCATCCGTCCCGGTGCGCGTCCTTTGCAGGCTTTAGCGCGACGGTTGGGAGAGGTGAGAGGAGCAGGGGAACAGGGGAGCAGAGGGGACAAGGGGGACAAGGTAGAAAATTCTTCTTGGTCTTTAGTCCCCAATCCCCAATCCCCATTGCCCCTTATCCCCAGAGGGGGCCCCGAGTTCCCCAATCCCCAATCCCCAGTCCCCAGTCCCCAATCCCCAACTCCCAATCCCCAATCCCCCCACCTCCTCCTAGAAGCCATGCTTTACCAAGGGGTAGAAGGCTTTGTTTACTGGTTGCGTAGTCGTCCAGAACCGATGGTTATTTTGGTGGTTGACCAGTTTGAAGAATTATTCACCCTTGCACCGGCTGAAGATAGACAGCGATTTTTAGAATTAGTGTTGGGGGCGATAGAATACGCCTCTGATAAATTTAAATTGGTGGTGACTGTTAGAGCAGACTTTATCGCCGCTTGTTTGGAAGTATCAGCACTGGCTAATTTATTACAGCAGTCTAGTGTATTAGTTGCACCAAATTTAACTGACGATGACTACCGCCGTGTCATTATCAACCCAGCCGAACAGGTGGGTTTAAAAGTTGAGTCGGGACTGGTAGAAATTTTACTCCAGGAGTTAAACCACTCGGCTGGAGATTTACCTCTATTGGAATTTGTTTTAGAACAGTTATGGGAATACCGCCAAGCCGGGGAATTAACGCTGACAGCCTATCAGCAACAAATTGGTGGTATTAAAGGCGCGTTAGAACGTAAAGCACAGGAAGTCTATGAAAATTTAGACTCTGAGGCGAAAGAATGCGCTAGATGGATTTTTCTTTCACTGACACAGTTAGGGGAAGGGACAGAAGACACCAGACGCAGGATATTGAAATCTGAGTTAGTGGTGAGGAAATATCCTGATGAATTGGTGGAAAGAACACTCTCTGCTTTAACTACAGCAAAATTGGTGGTTGTGAATTTAGAAGAAGAAATAGGAGGACAAGGTAAAAGTTCCTCCCTTCCTTTCCCAACTCCCAACTCCCAACTCCCTACTTCCTCAGTCACTATCGAAGTAGCGCACGAAATTCTTATCCGTCACTGGTCAACGTTGCGCTGGTGGTTGGAGGAAAATCGTAGTAGACTGCGATCGCAACGTCAAATTGAACAAGCAGCATCTCTGTGGAAACAAAATCATCAACAATCAGATTTTTTGTTACACGGTGTTCGTCTAGCTGAAGCTGAAGAAATTTATGTTAAATACACAGATGAATTATCTGTTGATGTGCAAAATTTTATTGCTGCTTGTTTAGATGCTCGCCAACAAGAACAATTAGAACAAAAAAAGCGTCTCCGACAAGCTCAAAAAGCTGTAGTTATCATTAGTGTTTTGGGAATCGCTGCTAGTGGTTTTGGTGGTTTAGCCTATATACAGAAGCGCGCGGCACAGTTACGAGAAGTTGCAGCTTTAAATGCTTCCTCAGAGGCGTTTTTGTTATCTCATCAACAATTAGAAAGTGTGATAGCTAGTGTTAAAGCTGGACGAGAACTCAAACAGGTCTTTGCTCCAGCTAAAGATATACAAATCACAACAGCCGCGACTTTTCAGCAAGCTATTAATAACACTCAAGAAATTAATCGTTTCCCCGGTCATAATCAACAGGTAAACAGTATAATTTTTCATCCTAGTAGTAAAATTTTAGCTTCTGCTAGCGATGACCGCACAATCAAAATTTGGTCTACAGATGGGCGATTAATTGAAACTATAGTACATCAACAAAGATTAACTGCGATCGCTTTTAATGTAGATGGTAAATATATTGCTGTTGCTGGTGCTGATCATAATATTAAAATCTATGCTTTTGATACTTCTTGTTTAAATTTAGATAACTTAAAAAGCACTGAAACCCGTATCAAAGGCTGTACCACACTCATCAACAACATTATCGGACATACAGATGTTGTTACTGATGTTAATTTTAGCCCAGATGGTAAACTCATCGCAACTGCCAGTTTTGATAAAACGATAAAATTATGGCGCACAGATAACGGGAAATTAATTAATAGTTGGAATGCTCATAATGGTTGGGTAAATTCTGTCAACTTCAGCCCAGATGGTAAAATAATTGCCTCTGGTGGTGAAGATAATTTATTAAAATTATGGCGCACAGATAATGGTAAATTAATTAAAACTCTGCCAGGACACAAAGCCCGTATTACCTGCATTAAGTTTAGTCATGATGGTAAATTTATCGCTTCTGCCAGTGGTGACAAAACTATTAAACTGTGGAATTATCAAGGGAAACTATTACAAAATATAGCAGCACACAATGACCAAATTAATCATATTAATTTTAGCCCAGATAATCAAATTTTAGCTTCTGTAAGTGCCGATAGGACTATTAAACTCTGGACATTAGATGGTAGATTAATAAAAACTATTCAAGGACATGGTGAACAAGTTAAATATGTTAGCTTTAGTCCAAATGGTAAATATATTGCTTCTGGTAGTAGTGATAAAACTATTAAAATTTGGCAACTAACATCTGATAAAATGCCTGTGAGCAATCATGTTCAAGACGTAAATTTTAGTCCTGATGGTAAAACTTTTGTTTCTGGTGGTTGGGATGGTAAAGTAACAATTTGGCAAAGAACGCAAATTGGGAATGTGTCACCGCTAATTAAATTTACAGCCCATCAAGATATGATTCAAGCTGTTGGTATTAGTCCAGACGGTAAAATTTTAGCAACAGCCAGTGCTGATAAAACTATTAAAATTTGGAATATTCAAACTCAGCAATTACTCCAAACATTCACAGGACATCAAGACAGAGTTACTAGTATTAGCTTTAGTCCAGATAATCAGGTACTCGCTGCTGCAAGTGCTGATAAAACTATTAAAATCTGGCGACTACTAGATAGTCAACTATTAAGAACAATCACAGGACATAATGATGAAGTGACCAGTATTAATTTTAGTCCTGATGGTAAATTCTTAGTTTCCGGTAGTGCTGACAATACAGTGAAAATTTGGCAAACTACTGATGGTACGCTAGTTCAAGATTTACAGGGACATGGTTTAGCGATCGCATCCGTAAAATTTAGCCCAGATGGTAAAATATTAGCCTCCGCCAGTTGGGACAATACCATCAAACTTTGGCAAATACCAGACGGGAAGTTAATCCAAACACTCACAGGACATACAGACGGCGTAACCAGCCTCAGTTTTACACCAGATAGTCAAATCCTCACTTCAGGTAGTGCCGACAATACAATAAAATTCTGGGATATTACCAACGGTAAATCACTCACAACTTTCTCAGGACATCCTGGGAAAGTGAATAGTGTTAGTTTTAGCCCCAATGCTAAAGTCTTGGTGAGTGGTGGTGAAGATGCTGGGGTAATGCTGTGGAACTTGGATTTAGATAATTTGATGCAGCAAGGATGCTCCCGTATCAGCAATTACCTTCAGCATAACGGGAATATTAGCTCAAGCGATCGCGCTATTTGTAAATAA
- the pyk gene encoding pyruvate kinase, with amino-acid sequence MQLRDSVRRTKIVATIGPATSSPEMLKAIIEAGATTLRLNFSHGSHADHQRSIRLIRQTAFELNQPVAILQDLQGPKIRLGKFENGSIVLAKGDRFTLTNRPVVGCQEISCVTYDYLADEVPVGAKILLDDGRVEMVVEDINREKGDLHCRITVAGKLSNNKGVNFPGVYLSIKAMTDKDREDLMFGLDQGVDWVALSFVRNPQDIIEIKELISSTGKQVPVVAKIEKHEAIEQMEAVLALCDGVMVARGDLGVELPAEDVPVLQKRLIATANRLGIPIITATQMLDSMVSNPRPTRAEVSDVANAILDGTDAVMLSNETAVGSYAVEAVATMARIAERIEQEEDNSAKLRQLRDNRRSIPNAISQAVGQIAEQLGAAAIMTLTQTGATARNVSKFRPHTPILAVTPHVNVARQLQMVWGVKPLLVLELPSAGQTFQAAINVAQEHKLLFEGDLVVMTAGTLQGVSGSTDLIKVEVVTAILGQGIGLGQGSISGRARVAHTGMDSTNFNPGDILVASRTGADYVDAIRKAGGIITEDESLTSHAAVIGLRLGVPVIVGVKKATEVIRDGAILTMDLQRGLIYSGVVGTP; translated from the coding sequence ATGCAATTAAGAGATTCTGTTCGCCGGACAAAAATTGTCGCTACAATTGGCCCTGCCACTAGCAGCCCAGAAATGCTGAAAGCCATTATTGAAGCGGGTGCAACAACGCTGCGGCTCAACTTCTCCCACGGTTCTCATGCCGACCATCAACGTAGTATTCGCCTAATTCGGCAAACCGCTTTTGAACTAAATCAGCCAGTGGCAATTCTCCAAGACTTGCAAGGGCCAAAAATTCGCTTGGGAAAGTTTGAGAATGGGTCTATAGTTTTAGCTAAAGGCGATCGCTTCACCTTGACAAATCGCCCAGTTGTTGGTTGCCAAGAAATTAGCTGTGTCACCTACGATTATTTGGCGGATGAAGTCCCTGTGGGTGCAAAAATCCTCCTTGATGATGGTCGCGTCGAAATGGTGGTGGAGGATATCAACCGCGAGAAAGGTGATTTACATTGTCGTATCACCGTTGCAGGTAAGTTATCTAACAATAAAGGTGTCAACTTCCCTGGTGTTTACCTTTCGATTAAAGCCATGACCGACAAAGACCGCGAGGATCTGATGTTCGGTCTAGACCAGGGTGTAGACTGGGTAGCATTGTCCTTTGTTCGCAACCCCCAGGACATTATCGAAATTAAAGAGCTAATTTCCAGCACCGGTAAGCAAGTACCTGTTGTTGCCAAGATTGAAAAGCATGAAGCTATCGAACAAATGGAAGCTGTTCTCGCTTTATGTGATGGCGTAATGGTAGCTAGAGGTGACTTAGGTGTAGAACTACCAGCCGAAGATGTCCCTGTACTGCAAAAGCGGTTAATTGCCACAGCCAACCGTTTGGGGATTCCTATCATCACTGCTACGCAAATGTTAGATAGCATGGTGAGTAACCCCCGTCCTACTCGTGCGGAAGTGTCAGACGTAGCCAATGCGATTTTAGATGGTACAGATGCCGTCATGCTTTCCAATGAAACTGCTGTGGGTAGTTACGCAGTAGAAGCAGTGGCGACAATGGCACGTATTGCTGAACGCATTGAGCAGGAAGAAGATAATAGTGCAAAATTACGGCAACTGCGAGATAATCGCCGTTCTATCCCCAATGCTATTAGCCAAGCTGTAGGACAAATTGCTGAACAGTTGGGAGCAGCAGCAATTATGACCTTAACCCAAACTGGGGCGACAGCTCGCAATGTCTCGAAATTCCGTCCCCATACGCCGATTTTGGCAGTGACACCCCACGTCAATGTAGCGCGACAGCTACAAATGGTATGGGGAGTTAAGCCTTTATTGGTATTAGAATTACCTTCTGCTGGTCAAACATTCCAAGCCGCGATTAATGTGGCTCAGGAGCATAAGTTGCTGTTTGAGGGTGATTTGGTGGTGATGACTGCTGGTACACTCCAAGGGGTTTCCGGCTCAACGGATTTAATTAAAGTTGAGGTAGTGACAGCCATACTCGGCCAAGGGATTGGACTGGGACAAGGTTCAATCAGTGGTCGTGCTAGGGTAGCTCATACGGGTATGGATTCCACTAACTTTAACCCTGGCGATATTTTAGTTGCATCCCGCACCGGTGCTGATTATGTGGATGCTATTCGCAAAGCTGGCGGGATTATTACTGAGGATGAAAGTCTCACTAGTCACGCAGCAGTTATTGGTTTACGCTTGGGTGTACCTGTGATTGTGGGTGTGAAGAAAGCTACAGAGGTAATTCGTGATGGGGCAATTCTCACTATGGATTTACAACGGGGTTTAATTTACTCTGGAGTAGTGGGAACACCTTAA